The genome window AAGTCCAAACAAAATAAGCAACCACTTCCTACTCACGACTCACCTATTTGATTAAGACAATCTTGCGGGTTTCACTGCGTGCTTCACCTTGAATCAGTTGTACAAAGTAAGCACCACTGGGCATATTTTGCCCGGTTTTATCTGCCCCATTCCAGGTCCAGATATAGGTTCCAGGAGCGCGGTTATGCAACCCTTGATCCATGATCATTTTACCCTGA of Candidatus Neomarinimicrobiota bacterium contains these proteins:
- a CDS encoding T9SS type A sorting domain-containing protein; this translates as MQIPEEMAINRVYPNPFNASINIEYHMDQFAQGRIVVYDIQGKMIMDQGLHNRAPGTYIWTWNGADKTGQNMPSGAYFVQLIQGEARSETRKIVLIK